A single Macadamia integrifolia cultivar HAES 741 unplaced genomic scaffold, SCU_Mint_v3 scaffold866, whole genome shotgun sequence DNA region contains:
- the LOC122070257 gene encoding eukaryotic translation initiation factor 3 subunit J-like codes for MALAVGEFEDHEEPDEEPSEGEINEEEGDGNDDEDESKDWGDSDDSDAQSDDEGQYSEDSEDIKEYEIIIEGNIEPIEEQMIRIYGKLGEMKVKVEEIDQMLGEVTISECYYAEQMENLEEIGGEDMLAEIMDAGVKCLSNVVKKLRARALDIYGGP; via the exons atggcattggcagtgg gagaattcgAGGACCATGAGGAacctgatgaagaaccaagtgagggggaaatcaatgaagaagagggCGATGGCAATGATGATGAAGACGAGAGTAAGGATTGGGGTGATAGCGATGACTCCGATGCTcaaagtgatgatga GGGACAatattcagaagatagtgaggATATCAAAGAATATGAGATCATCATTGAAGGCAATATAGAACCTATAGAAGAACAGATGATTAGAATTTATGGGAAGTTAGGTGAGATGAAAGTCAAAGTTGAGGagattgaccagatgttaggtgaagtaaccatcagtgaaTGCTACTACGCAGAACAAATGGAAAACCTTGAGGAAATAGGGGGAGAAGACATGCTTGCAGAAATAATGGATGCAGGGGTCAAATGCCTTTCTAACGTAGTGAAGAAATTACGAGCTAGGGCTCTTGATATCTAtggaggaccttga